The Paenibacillus segetis genome includes the window CTCTGAACCTTATGCTGAAGCCTATTCTTGGGTTGGAGACACCATTAAATTGCCTATGCCTAACACAAGAGACTGGCGATACCTGTACGTTTATGAAGATGACCAACCTAAATCATTCTCAACGACGTACAGTGCAGGAGATTTCGAAAAAATTATCCGTGGACGTACAGTGAAATCGAGTTTGAGCTTCACAACAACAGCAAGTAAAGTACATGTGGTTATGGAAGATTATGCGGGGAATCTTTCGGAAAGCTTAGAACTTGTGAAGAGCCAGACTATTAGTAAAGTAGTGGTATCGGCTAAAGAGCTGAGCCAATCATCGGATAACGGAGTAACAACGATCTCAGCTGGTCCTGAAGTAACCGAAATTGAGCTCCCAACTGATGCTGGACAACTACTGGGTGAGAATCAATTGACGCTTCAATCTGATAAGGTAGTAGTAGGGATTACTCCTGAATTGCTACAGCAATTGAAAGATCTATTGACGCAAGAACAGCTTGCTGGAAGCAAGATTCAGGTCAATGTAACTCCTAAATCCTTAGAAGAATCAGGTATACAGACCGAAGCGATAACTACGTTACAAGGCACGACTGTTGAATTTGATCTCAATATTATAGCTGGAGATGGGACAGTTCACCGTATTTCAAGCTTTGTGAAGCCTGTAAAGTTGAGTTTGCCAATTGATGATACATTGAGAGCCAATTTATTAGGCATGTATCAAATTGCAGACAATGGTTCTTTAAATTATCTTGGTGGAAGTCGTGTTGTAGATTCAATGGAAATAGAAGCTAATCAATCAGGTAATTACGCTCTACTTGAATATACAACGAATTTTGTAGATGTACCGAAGAATCATTGGGCAGTGAATGCCATTCGGACATTAGCTGCAAAACAATTAATCCAAGGTGATTCTGAGGGTCAATTCCAACCCAGCAGTACAATTACTAGAGCGGAGTTCATGGAGCTGATGGACAATGTTCTGAGTTTGAAAGGCCAAGGGAAAGCTAGTGATATCGTTACGGGTGATTACGAGCCAAGTGCTAGCATTACTCGCCAAGAGATCGTGACGATTGTGATGCGGGCATATGCGCTGGAACATGGCACTGAACTTCCTAAGAGTTCCGCCAAGTTCAGCGATGAGTCGCAAATAGCTCCATGGGCAAAGGATAGCGTGAAAAGCGCGGTAGCTCTGGGGTTGGTAAAGGGCCGTAATGGAGATCAGTTTGCTCCGAGTGGCACGGCAACGAGAGCCGAAGTTGCTCAAATGATCATGAACTATTTAAAATAAGATTATCGTAAGCTGTTTGACGAAAGACTGTCGATCCTATCAAGGGATCGGCAGTTTTTTGTTACTGCGTAAGTTAATTAAGAGTAGGAGAGCATGAATATTGGATACATAATAAACAAGCCTTTCAGACGGGAGACCGCTTGAAAGGCTTGCTTGTTGAATAGTGATTAGCATCATGAACTAACTTACTTGGACGCCATTTCCTTAAACGATGCTTCGACAGCTTCTAAAGTGAAGTCAATATCTACATCCGTATGAGCTGTCGTTAAGAACCAGGCTTCATATTTCGATGGTGCTAGGTTAACGCCTCGTTCCAACATATTGCGGAAGAATGCAGCGAACATTTCACTGTTCGTGTCTTGAGCCTCGTCATAATCGGTGACAGGATGATCACAGAAATGAGTGGAGAAGGAACCGCGAATCCGGTTGATCGTGAGTGGGATACCATGGCGATTGGCTGAATCAGCGATACCATCGGTTAATCTCACCGTCAGGCGTTCCATTTCCTCATAGATACCTTCTCCCTGTAGTACTTCTAAGCAGGCGATACCTGCAGAGATAGAAGCGGGATTACCAGCCATCGTGCCGGCTTGATAAGTTGGTCCAAGCGGTGCAACCTGTTCCATAACTTCTTTGCTACCACCGTAAGCACCAATAGGTAGACCGCCGCCAATGATTTTGCCAAGGGCAGTAAGGTCAGGCTTGATTGCCTCATGGTTAGCGAGCCCTGCATATGTCTGTGCTGATCCATAATGGAAACGGAAAGCGGTAATGACTTCATCATAAATGACGAGTGCTCCATATTGGCGAGCTAGGCGGCAGAGATCCTCGAGGAATCCTGCCTTGGGCATAACCATACCAAAGTTGCCAACGATGGGTTCAACCATGACCGCAGCTACATCGTCGCCCCATTTCTCGAGTGCTGCATGGAGTGCTTCCGCATTATTAAATGGCACGGTGATGACTTCCTGTGCAAGACTAGACGGGATCCCGGCGCTATCTGGAATACCAAGAGTGGAAGGACCTGAACCCGCTGCGACCAGTACGAGGTCGGAATGTCCATGATAACAACCAGCGAATTTGATGATTTTGTTACGTTTGGTATAAGCGCGAGCTACTCGTATTGTTGTCATAACGGCTTCTGTCCCCGAATTGACGAATCGTACCTTGTCCATGGAAGGAATAGCTTCCTTCAGCATCTTGGCAAGCTTGATTTCAAGCACCGTAGGTGTACCGTATAATGTGCCGTTTGCCGCTGCTTCAGTAATAGCTTGTGTAATATGGGGATGGGCATGTCCAGTGATGATCGGCCCATATGCAGCTAAGTAATCGACATATTTATTGCCATCGACGTCCCAGAAATGGGCCCCTTGACCTTTACTCATAAAAACGGGTGCCCCGCCACCAACCGCCTTAAATGAACGGGAGGGGCTATTGACACCACCAACAATATGTTTGAGCGCTTCTTGATACAATTGTTCTGATTGAGAACGGTTCATGATTAAAAACTTCCTTTCAATGATAAGTTCAGTTATGAATGCAGAGCGACGTTGAAAGCAAACTCCTCAGTGCTCAAGGCTCTGAGGAGGAAGGGGTGCTCGCGTCTGTCTTCACTGAACTGTTCCCGGTGCCCGTATTGGTTGCATCTGTACTGCTATCTTCTGGATTTTCCGTTGTCTTATTAAGGACTTCCTGTACGTAAGCCTTCAATTCCTCGTCACTGCGGACACCAAGTACATCTGATCCTCCGATGTTCTGTTCAACGAGCAGCGACATAGGTGGGATTTGCTCACTGGCAATAATTTGGCTATCATAGCCTACCGTAGCGAGCTTCCACATATCATTGATGGAAAGATTAGTGTCAATGTAAGGATTCACCTTTTCCAGGATGGAAGGCAAATTCATGATAGCTGTAGTAGACTTCATTTTATTAGCTACGGCTTTAAGGAAATTCCGTTGCCGCTCTGTTCGTGTATAGTCGGACATGGCATCATGGCGGAACCTTACGTATTGAAGGGCAGTAGTTCCGTCCAAATGCTGCTGTCCCTCTTTTAGATCAATATCATATTCATGATTGTCTGCTTTACTACTGTACTTCATATCTTTCTCAACGTAGAAATCAACGCCACCTACAGCGTCAACCAACGCGATGAAGCCTTGGAAATCAGTATACACGTAATACTGGATTGGAATTCCGAGTAAATCGGATACAGCTTGCATCGCCGTATTTGGCCCATGTGTAATCGCTGTGTTAATGCGATCTTTACCGTACTCTGGTATTTTAGTATACGTATCACGCATAATGGAGAAGAGATAGCCCTTCTTAGAAACTGGATCAATAGAAGCAACCAGCATGGTATCAGAACGTGGGACTTCACCTTTCTTCAAACCACGGGCATCTACGCCCATCAGCAGGATGTTTACCCGTTCGGTTCCTTCCCATTTAGGTGGTTCAGCAATTTTTGTCTCGTTAGGTTGGACATTGTAGAAAGGAGATTCTTCGCCTTTTTTCTGGAAATTGTCCACCTGGTTATAAATGGCGATAAAGTAATAAGCCAGGATACCGGCTATAGCGATCAGGACTCCAACAACGGACCAGATGATCGCTCGCTTTGTGCGTTTCGTCATTATGTTCGTTCCTTTCACAAAAAACGATAAATTTAGTATTCTGAATGAATGCACTTCATATCATTACATTATAATTTCTTTTGTAAACACAATCAATTTCCGTTTTTACAAATACCTTAAGGAGGAGCTAAACATGTCAGAATTTGGCGTCCAAGTTGGACAACCTGTTGCAGATTTTAAACTTCCCGCTAGTGGTGGTGAAGAGATAACGCTTAGTCAATTTCGAGGTCAAAAGGTCGTTATTTATTTTTATCCCAAAAATATGACACCGGCCTGTACTCAGGAAGCATGCGATTTCCGTGACCTGAATCATCTTTTCGCTGAACATGGAGCCGTAATATTAGGTATTAGTGGGGATCCAGTAACCTCTCACGATAAGTTTATTCAGAAACAAGGACTAACTTTCCCACTTTTATCGGATGCAAATCATGAAATAAGTCGGATGTTTGGCGTATGGCAGGTCAAGAAGATGTACGGCCGCGAATATGAAGGTATCGTTCGTTCTACTTTCCTGATCGATGAGGAAGGTAAATTGCTCAAAGAATGGCGTGGTGTGAGGGTTAAGGGGCATACAGAAGAAGTGCTAAAGGTGGTAAAAGGAGAAGTTTGAGAATAAGCTCAAGGGCCAAGATTCAGGTTCAATTTCACCGAGATTTGGAAGACTTGGCCCGTGCTTTAATTGCTCGTTTTTGATAAAGGTTATAAATACTTTTACGGTAACGTAAAGAGAGATAACTAATGAGAAGCACGATTAGTATAAGCGCAAATAGAAGTGAATATTTGGCTGCTAGCTCAAACACGTGGCTCCACGCCGGACCAAACACCTTGCCGATACTAAGAAATAGAATGGTCCATATTAATGCACCACTGTAGGCATATGTTGCAAATTTTCGAAAGGGAAGGGCAATAATTCCAGAGAAATAACCCGTGAAGTGACGAATACCCGGAATGAAATATCCGATAGCAATGAGCATGGATCCATATTTTTCAAACCAATATTTGGTCTTGTTTAGCTTCTGAGGTGAGAGGAACACCCATTTACCATACTTGGTGATGAAAGGTAAACCAACCTTGCGTCCAATCCAGTAGGTAATGGTGATCCCGATTGTGGTACCAAAAAAGGACAGCGGAATCAGAAGTTGAAAATCTAATATCCCCTTATATGATAGAAACCCCGCATAAGCCATCGACGTTTCACCTGGAAAAGGGAGCGCGATAAATTCAAGTAATAACCCGACAAATACAACCCAATATCCATAATCATTAAATAACGTTTCTATACTTTTGAGCACGTCCATTAAATTTATCCACACTCCAAATCATCTTCATAACACTAGTCTATTTTATTGTCTAGCTTCATACAATCTACCAGAAAGCCAAATGAATCGTATAAACGGTGGAGGTAGAATTTGATATGAGCAAAAAAAAGATTTCCGGTTTGATGATATTCCGAATCACTGCGGTTCTGATCGCGGTAATGATTATGGTTACCCAGTTTGGCAGTGAAAAGGTGATCTTGCCGGAGGCTGCTGCCCATTCCGGGATACGGTCTCAAATTATCCCTGTGAGCGTGA containing:
- a CDS encoding LCP family protein gives rise to the protein MTKRTKRAIIWSVVGVLIAIAGILAYYFIAIYNQVDNFQKKGEESPFYNVQPNETKIAEPPKWEGTERVNILLMGVDARGLKKGEVPRSDTMLVASIDPVSKKGYLFSIMRDTYTKIPEYGKDRINTAITHGPNTAMQAVSDLLGIPIQYYVYTDFQGFIALVDAVGGVDFYVEKDMKYSSKADNHEYDIDLKEGQQHLDGTTALQYVRFRHDAMSDYTRTERQRNFLKAVANKMKSTTAIMNLPSILEKVNPYIDTNLSINDMWKLATVGYDSQIIASEQIPPMSLLVEQNIGGSDVLGVRSDEELKAYVQEVLNKTTENPEDSSTDATNTGTGNSSVKTDASTPSSSEP
- a CDS encoding glutamate-1-semialdehyde 2,1-aminomutase; the protein is MNRSQSEQLYQEALKHIVGGVNSPSRSFKAVGGGAPVFMSKGQGAHFWDVDGNKYVDYLAAYGPIITGHAHPHITQAITEAAANGTLYGTPTVLEIKLAKMLKEAIPSMDKVRFVNSGTEAVMTTIRVARAYTKRNKIIKFAGCYHGHSDLVLVAAGSGPSTLGIPDSAGIPSSLAQEVITVPFNNAEALHAALEKWGDDVAAVMVEPIVGNFGMVMPKAGFLEDLCRLARQYGALVIYDEVITAFRFHYGSAQTYAGLANHEAIKPDLTALGKIIGGGLPIGAYGGSKEVMEQVAPLGPTYQAGTMAGNPASISAGIACLEVLQGEGIYEEMERLTVRLTDGIADSANRHGIPLTINRIRGSFSTHFCDHPVTDYDEAQDTNSEMFAAFFRNMLERGVNLAPSKYEAWFLTTAHTDVDIDFTLEAVEASFKEMASK
- a CDS encoding DedA family protein — encoded protein: MDVLKSIETLFNDYGYWVVFVGLLLEFIALPFPGETSMAYAGFLSYKGILDFQLLIPLSFFGTTIGITITYWIGRKVGLPFITKYGKWVFLSPQKLNKTKYWFEKYGSMLIAIGYFIPGIRHFTGYFSGIIALPFRKFATYAYSGALIWTILFLSIGKVFGPAWSHVFELAAKYSLLFALILIVLLISYLSLRYRKSIYNLYQKRAIKARAKSSKSR
- the bcp gene encoding thioredoxin-dependent thiol peroxidase — encoded protein: MSEFGVQVGQPVADFKLPASGGEEITLSQFRGQKVVIYFYPKNMTPACTQEACDFRDLNHLFAEHGAVILGISGDPVTSHDKFIQKQGLTFPLLSDANHEISRMFGVWQVKKMYGREYEGIVRSTFLIDEEGKLLKEWRGVRVKGHTEEVLKVVKGEV